From a single Streptomyces liliifuscus genomic region:
- the sbnB gene encoding 2,3-diaminopropionate biosynthesis protein SbnB, with product MTTTDENGTTTDENGTTTTEPGTPTAPPFTVISGAQVHEALNGRESEIVDLVESVYRLHGAGDSVNPPSYFLRFPDRPSSRIIALPASIGGPVGVDGLKWVSSFPGNTASGLPRASAVLILNDHDTGYPFACLESSIISATRTAASAALAADRLSRDRARPTRVGFVGTGLIARYIHTHLAATGWSFEETGVYDLSADSAAGFSGYLERSGAKGRITVHDSAESLVRSSDLLVFATVAAKPHIHDPAWFSHAPLVLHVSLRDLAPEILLDSANFVDDVEHCLKADTSPHLVEQLTGGRDFLDGTLDDVLCGRVTVPADRTVVFSPFGLGVLDLAVGKFVHDEVARRGEPHVVDGFFHELRRYG from the coding sequence ATGACCACCACGGACGAGAACGGCACGACCACCGACGAGAACGGCACGACCACCACGGAACCGGGGACACCGACGGCTCCCCCGTTCACCGTCATCTCCGGCGCCCAGGTCCACGAGGCCCTGAACGGGCGGGAGTCCGAGATCGTCGACCTGGTCGAGTCGGTGTACCGGCTGCACGGCGCGGGCGACTCGGTGAACCCTCCGTCGTACTTCCTGCGCTTCCCGGACCGTCCGTCGTCCCGGATCATCGCGCTGCCCGCCTCGATCGGCGGGCCGGTGGGCGTGGACGGTCTGAAGTGGGTCTCCAGCTTCCCCGGGAACACGGCGAGCGGTCTGCCGCGCGCCTCGGCCGTGCTGATCCTCAACGACCACGACACGGGCTATCCGTTCGCGTGCCTGGAGAGCTCGATCATCAGCGCCACCCGGACGGCGGCCTCGGCGGCCCTCGCGGCCGACCGGCTCAGCCGCGACCGGGCCCGGCCCACGCGCGTCGGGTTCGTCGGGACGGGTCTGATCGCCCGCTACATCCACACCCATCTGGCCGCCACCGGCTGGTCGTTCGAGGAGACCGGGGTGTACGACCTGTCCGCGGACAGCGCGGCCGGCTTCAGCGGCTATCTGGAGCGGTCGGGCGCCAAGGGCCGGATCACCGTGCACGACAGCGCGGAGTCGCTGGTCCGCTCCAGTGACCTGCTGGTCTTCGCGACCGTCGCGGCCAAGCCGCACATCCACGACCCGGCGTGGTTCTCCCACGCCCCGCTCGTGCTGCATGTGTCGCTGCGCGACCTGGCGCCGGAGATCCTGCTCGACTCGGCCAACTTCGTGGACGACGTCGAGCACTGCCTCAAGGCGGACACGTCACCGCATCTGGTCGAACAGCTCACCGGCGGCCGCGACTTCCTCGACGGCACGCTGGACGACGTGCTCTGTGGGCGGGTGACCGTACCGGCGGACCGGACGGTGGTGTTCTCGCCCTTCGGCCTCGGGGTCCTCGACCTCGCGGTCGGCAAGTTCGTCCACGACGAGGTGGCCCGAAGGGGCGAGCCGCACGTCGTCGACGGCTTCTTCCACGAACTGCGCCGGTACGGCTGA
- a CDS encoding YihY/virulence factor BrkB family protein, translated as MQPASEPPQRTSGRLHRARALYRNVSKRRTAWLLIKDTVNSCIEYRILGLAAEAAFFTLLSVPPLLLSMLGLLVYVDDWTGADTIASVETNLLEASRTILTDKGVTQIAEPVLHDVMEGGRPDVISLGFLFALWSGSRAVNVFIDTITVMYGLDGVRGIVKTRLVAFALFLAALLIGSIVLPLVVAGPDAVVDVVPWSENVVQGLYWPVVIVLSIAFLTTLYHVSVPVRSPWVEDVPGALVALAMWVLGSFLLRIYLTNTVEGPSIYGSLAAPVAVLLWIGVSAFAVLVGAAVNAAIDRVWPAAATAAARAVNERLRAEQAADLVARAAAARAHLADDPDDPDMPSEFPERWSRFLPPEDVTSRLRTHAKTTPKNGDEPPPPQ; from the coding sequence GTGCAGCCAGCAAGTGAACCCCCTCAGAGGACGTCCGGCCGTCTCCATCGGGCCCGAGCCCTCTACCGGAACGTCTCCAAGCGCAGGACCGCCTGGCTGCTGATCAAGGACACCGTCAACTCGTGCATCGAGTACCGGATCCTCGGACTCGCGGCGGAGGCGGCGTTCTTCACGCTGCTCTCCGTGCCGCCGCTGCTGCTCAGCATGCTCGGCCTGCTGGTCTACGTCGACGACTGGACCGGCGCCGACACCATCGCCAGCGTGGAGACCAACCTCCTGGAGGCGTCCCGCACGATCCTCACCGACAAGGGCGTCACACAGATCGCCGAGCCAGTCCTCCACGACGTCATGGAGGGCGGCCGCCCCGACGTCATCTCCCTCGGCTTCCTGTTCGCCCTGTGGTCGGGCTCGCGCGCGGTGAACGTCTTCATCGACACCATCACCGTGATGTACGGCCTCGACGGCGTGCGCGGCATCGTCAAGACCCGGCTCGTGGCCTTCGCGCTGTTCCTCGCGGCGCTGCTCATCGGCTCCATCGTGCTGCCGCTGGTCGTCGCGGGCCCGGACGCCGTGGTGGACGTCGTCCCCTGGTCGGAGAACGTCGTACAGGGGTTGTACTGGCCCGTCGTCATCGTGCTGTCCATCGCCTTCCTGACGACGCTGTACCACGTGTCGGTACCCGTGCGGTCGCCCTGGGTCGAGGACGTGCCGGGCGCCCTGGTGGCCCTCGCCATGTGGGTCCTGGGCAGCTTCCTGCTGCGCATCTACCTGACCAACACGGTCGAGGGCCCCAGCATCTACGGCTCCCTGGCCGCACCCGTCGCCGTACTGCTGTGGATCGGCGTCTCCGCCTTCGCGGTCCTCGTCGGCGCCGCCGTCAACGCGGCCATCGACCGGGTCTGGCCGGCCGCGGCCACCGCCGCCGCCCGAGCCGTCAACGAGCGGCTGCGCGCCGAGCAGGCCGCCGACCTCGTGGCCCGCGCGGCCGCGGCCAGGGCCCACCTCGCCGACGACCCGGACGACCCCGACATGCCCTCCGAGTTCCCGGAGCGCTGGTCCCGCTTCCTGCCCCCCGAGGACGTGACCTCCCGGCTGCGCACACACGCGAAGACCACCCCCAAGAACGGCGACGAGCCGCCCCCGCCGCAGTGA
- a CDS encoding TauD/TfdA family dioxygenase — MSSSSPTLLPDVDLRPGSPPILRADAAGDTALWAAEHRDALRAVVAEHGSLLVRGLGLRDPDTTAAVFRRLATGLMPDRESFAPRRTYEDGVYSSSKWPPNQQMCMHHELSYALEFPGLMLYACLDAPDQGGATAVADAPAVLDALPASLTARFEREGWLLTRTYNDEIGATLAEAFGTEDRAAVEHYCRAHAIEFAWQGDGSLRTRQRRSAVVRHPVTGRRCWFNQIAFLNEWTMDPEVREYLVDVYGSDGLPFNTRHGNGDPIDEDVVLIINEVYGAHTAREPWRSGDLLLVDNIRTAHSREPFEGPREVLAALGDPVRLTDCAPTIEVRAA; from the coding sequence ATGTCGTCTTCATCTCCGACGTTGCTACCGGACGTCGACCTGCGTCCCGGCAGCCCTCCGATCCTGCGCGCCGATGCCGCGGGCGACACGGCGCTCTGGGCGGCCGAACACCGCGACGCGCTGCGGGCCGTCGTCGCCGAGCACGGCAGTCTGCTGGTGCGCGGCCTCGGGCTGCGCGACCCGGACACCACTGCGGCCGTCTTCCGCCGGCTGGCCACCGGCCTGATGCCCGACCGCGAGTCCTTCGCACCCCGGCGGACCTACGAGGACGGTGTGTACTCCTCGTCCAAATGGCCGCCGAACCAGCAGATGTGCATGCACCACGAGCTCAGCTACGCGCTGGAGTTCCCCGGCCTGATGCTGTACGCCTGCCTCGACGCGCCCGACCAGGGCGGCGCCACCGCGGTCGCCGACGCGCCCGCCGTGCTCGACGCGCTGCCCGCCTCCCTCACCGCACGGTTCGAGCGGGAGGGCTGGCTGCTCACCCGGACGTACAACGACGAGATAGGGGCGACCCTCGCCGAGGCCTTCGGCACCGAGGACCGCGCGGCCGTCGAGCACTACTGCCGGGCGCACGCCATCGAGTTCGCCTGGCAGGGCGACGGCTCCCTGCGCACCCGGCAGCGCCGCAGCGCCGTGGTCCGCCACCCGGTCACCGGGCGGCGCTGCTGGTTCAACCAGATCGCGTTCCTCAACGAGTGGACCATGGACCCCGAGGTGCGCGAGTACCTGGTGGACGTCTACGGCTCCGACGGGCTCCCCTTCAACACCCGCCACGGCAACGGCGACCCGATCGACGAGGACGTCGTACTGATCATCAACGAGGTGTACGGGGCCCACACCGCACGCGAGCCGTGGCGCTCCGGTGACCTGCTGCTCGTCGACAACATCCGCACCGCGCACAGCAGGGAGCCCTTCGAGGGGCCCCGCGAGGTGCTCGCCGCCCTGGGCGACCCGGTCCGGCTGACCGACTGCGCACCGACCATCGAAGTGAGGGCCGCATGA
- a CDS encoding Pls/PosA family non-ribosomal peptide synthetase, with protein sequence MTTAAPAGSLTTHAPANGTEHVLAEVLAGVVRVEQVPVDSHFFDDLGANSLVMAHFCARVRKHPDLPAVSMRDVYGHPTIRGLAAALAEVPDEPPAPAPEPAEPPPPGSTARYVLCGALQFLVFAAYCLLSGLVTAQGYDWVSAGEGVVDVYLRSALFGGAVFVGVCVLPVVAKWVLVGRWKETEFPVWSLAYLRFWTVKALLHANPMVLFAGNPLYVLYLRALGARIGKGVTILSHSVPVCTDLFTVGAGTVIRKDSYFLCYQAHAGRIRTGPVTLGRDVFVGEKTVLDIGTSMGDGSQLGHSSALYGGASVPDGQHWHGSPAQRTDVDYVRVSPADCGTARRVGYGLATVLQTLLLYVPLLVGGTYMLLTVAPSLDVLLDRETQHITSARFYAEALGLSLALFVGFILIGFATVSVLPRLLNLVLEPDRVYPLYGFHYSVQRAVARLTNVKFFKWLCGDSSYIVHYLRALGYDLSHVEQTGSNFGTEVGHETPYLATVGSGTMVADGLSIMNAEFSGTSFRVSQTSIGAHNFLGNHIAYPAGGRTGENCLLATKVMVPLDGEIREGVGLLGSPPFEIPRTVERDTRFDHLREGDELRRRLAAKNGHNLRTMGLFLFIRWFDWFALTVLGFAAFDLYGELGTAGGLLIGASLIVGLVFTTGYYVLVERLLCRFRPLEPRLHSIYDPLFWRHERLWKIPDTHIAVFNGTPFKNLLWRLLGVRIGRRVFDDGAYITERTLTAIGSDSTLGAHSKVQSHSQEDGTFKSDHIEIGDGVTLGVGALVHYGASMGDGAVLAADSFLMKGEEVPAGAHWGGNPAVAQRHA encoded by the coding sequence GTGACGACCGCCGCTCCGGCCGGCTCCCTGACCACCCACGCCCCGGCGAACGGCACCGAACACGTCCTCGCGGAGGTGCTCGCCGGTGTCGTACGCGTCGAGCAGGTGCCCGTCGACAGCCACTTCTTCGACGACCTCGGGGCCAACTCCCTGGTGATGGCCCACTTCTGCGCCCGGGTCAGGAAGCACCCCGACCTGCCGGCCGTGTCGATGCGGGACGTCTACGGCCACCCGACGATCCGGGGCCTGGCGGCGGCACTCGCCGAGGTCCCGGACGAGCCGCCGGCGCCCGCGCCCGAACCGGCCGAGCCTCCTCCACCGGGCAGCACCGCACGGTATGTCCTGTGCGGAGCACTCCAGTTCCTGGTCTTCGCGGCGTACTGCCTGCTCTCCGGGCTCGTCACCGCACAGGGGTACGACTGGGTCTCCGCCGGCGAGGGCGTGGTGGACGTCTACCTGCGGTCGGCCCTCTTCGGCGGTGCCGTCTTCGTCGGGGTGTGCGTGCTGCCGGTGGTGGCCAAGTGGGTGCTGGTCGGCCGCTGGAAGGAGACCGAGTTCCCCGTCTGGAGCCTGGCCTATCTGCGCTTCTGGACCGTCAAGGCACTGCTGCACGCCAACCCGATGGTCCTGTTCGCCGGCAACCCGCTCTACGTGCTCTATCTGCGGGCGCTCGGGGCGCGGATCGGCAAGGGCGTCACGATCCTCTCCCACTCCGTCCCGGTCTGCACCGACCTGTTCACCGTCGGCGCGGGCACGGTGATCCGCAAGGACTCCTACTTCCTCTGCTACCAGGCGCACGCAGGGCGGATACGCACCGGCCCGGTCACCCTGGGCCGGGACGTCTTCGTCGGCGAGAAGACCGTCCTCGACATCGGCACCTCCATGGGGGACGGTTCCCAGCTCGGCCACTCGTCCGCGCTGTACGGCGGCGCGTCGGTGCCGGACGGGCAGCACTGGCACGGCTCCCCCGCCCAGCGCACGGACGTGGACTACGTACGGGTGTCACCCGCGGACTGCGGCACCGCGCGGCGGGTGGGCTACGGCCTGGCCACCGTGCTGCAGACGCTGCTCCTCTATGTGCCGCTCCTCGTCGGGGGTACGTACATGCTGCTCACGGTGGCGCCCTCGCTGGACGTGCTGCTCGACCGGGAGACGCAGCACATCACGTCGGCGCGGTTCTACGCCGAGGCGCTCGGTCTGTCGCTCGCGCTCTTCGTGGGCTTCATCCTGATCGGCTTCGCCACCGTGTCCGTACTGCCGCGGCTGCTGAACCTGGTCCTCGAACCGGACCGGGTCTATCCGCTCTACGGCTTCCACTACTCGGTGCAGCGTGCCGTCGCACGCCTGACCAACGTCAAGTTCTTCAAGTGGCTGTGCGGCGACAGCTCGTACATCGTCCACTACCTGCGGGCCCTCGGCTACGACCTCTCGCACGTCGAGCAGACCGGCTCCAACTTCGGTACGGAGGTGGGGCACGAAACGCCGTACCTGGCCACCGTCGGCAGCGGCACGATGGTCGCCGACGGACTGTCGATCATGAACGCCGAGTTCTCCGGCACGTCGTTCCGCGTCTCGCAGACGTCGATCGGGGCGCACAACTTCCTCGGGAACCACATCGCCTACCCCGCCGGGGGCCGCACGGGCGAGAACTGTCTGCTCGCGACGAAGGTGATGGTCCCGCTCGACGGCGAGATACGTGAGGGGGTCGGCCTGCTGGGCTCGCCGCCCTTCGAGATCCCGAGGACCGTGGAGCGCGACACCCGCTTCGACCACCTCCGCGAGGGCGACGAGCTGCGCCGCCGTCTGGCCGCGAAGAACGGGCACAACCTGCGCACCATGGGCCTGTTCCTGTTCATCCGGTGGTTCGACTGGTTCGCCCTCACGGTCCTCGGCTTCGCCGCCTTCGACCTGTACGGGGAGCTCGGCACCGCGGGCGGTCTGCTGATCGGCGCGTCCCTGATCGTCGGCCTCGTGTTCACCACCGGCTACTACGTGCTGGTGGAGCGGCTGCTCTGCCGGTTCCGTCCGCTGGAGCCCCGGCTGCACTCCATCTACGACCCGCTCTTCTGGCGCCACGAGCGGCTGTGGAAGATCCCCGACACGCACATCGCCGTCTTCAACGGCACCCCGTTCAAGAACCTGCTCTGGCGGCTGCTCGGGGTCCGTATCGGCCGCAGGGTCTTCGACGACGGGGCCTACATCACCGAGCGGACGCTCACCGCCATCGGGAGCGACAGCACGCTCGGCGCGCACAGCAAGGTGCAGTCGCACTCGCAGGAGGACGGCACCTTCAAGTCCGACCACATCGAGATCGGCGACGGCGTGACGCTCGGCGTCGGCGCGCTCGTGCACTACGGGGCGTCGATGGGCGACGGAGCCGTGCTCGCCGCCGACTCCTTCCTGATGAAGGGCGAGGAAGTACCCGCGGGGGCGCACTGGGGCGGGAACCCGGCGGTCGCCCAGCGGCACGCCTGA
- the sbnA gene encoding 2,3-diaminopropionate biosynthesis protein SbnA — protein MPVISEPTQFNEDDLYVDLRAALGLPLFLKCEGFNFAGSVKLKAATEMVDAAERDGVLRPGSVMVESSSGNLGVALSMIAASRGYGFLCVTDSRCNPATRRMMEALGSVVHVIDEPDLHGGFLGARIAYVSAVCASDDRYVWLNQYANEGNWRAHYRTTAPAIARRFPHLDVLFVGAGTTGTLMGCARWFWQQRRRVRIVAVDTVGSVTFGGPPAPRMIPGLGMAVRPPLLDESYVDDVMHVPEPDTLRACRRLAARGFLFGGSTGTVVSGASDWLARHGRRNLTAVAIAPDLGERYLDTVHHPGWGVNVHGEDTLGGSGELAALSHPA, from the coding sequence ATGCCCGTCATATCCGAGCCCACACAGTTCAACGAGGACGACCTCTACGTCGACCTGCGGGCGGCGCTGGGGCTGCCGCTCTTCCTGAAGTGCGAGGGGTTCAACTTCGCGGGGTCGGTCAAACTGAAGGCGGCGACCGAGATGGTCGACGCAGCCGAGCGCGACGGCGTCCTGCGACCGGGGTCCGTCATGGTCGAGTCGTCGTCCGGGAACCTCGGCGTGGCGCTGAGCATGATCGCGGCGAGCCGTGGCTACGGGTTCCTGTGCGTCACCGACTCGCGCTGCAATCCGGCGACCCGGCGGATGATGGAGGCGCTGGGGAGCGTCGTCCATGTGATCGACGAACCCGATCTGCACGGCGGCTTCCTCGGCGCGCGGATCGCGTACGTGAGCGCGGTGTGCGCCTCGGACGACCGGTACGTATGGCTCAACCAGTACGCCAACGAGGGCAACTGGCGCGCGCACTACCGCACCACGGCACCGGCCATCGCCCGCCGTTTCCCGCACCTGGACGTGCTGTTCGTGGGGGCCGGCACCACCGGCACCCTGATGGGCTGCGCGCGCTGGTTCTGGCAGCAGCGGCGCCGGGTGCGGATCGTGGCCGTGGACACCGTCGGCTCGGTGACCTTCGGGGGGCCGCCCGCTCCCCGGATGATCCCCGGTCTGGGCATGGCCGTCCGTCCGCCGCTGCTCGACGAGTCCTACGTCGACGACGTGATGCACGTCCCGGAGCCGGACACGCTGCGTGCCTGCCGCCGGCTGGCCGCCCGGGGCTTCCTGTTCGGCGGCTCCACCGGCACTGTGGTCAGCGGCGCGTCCGACTGGCTGGCCCGCCACGGGCGGCGCAACCTCACGGCGGTGGCGATCGCCCCTGACCTCGGCGAGCGCTACCTCGACACGGTCCACCACCCCGGCTGGGGGGTGAACGTCCACGGCGAGGACACACTCGGCGGCTCCGGTGAACTGGCCGCCCTGTCACATCCCGCCTGA
- a CDS encoding acyl-CoA dehydrogenase family protein: MAARTHTVTNQAPPLVSYDVFNADRALVEAVDRHLDPQLLDEAYADLSALGRTSGSAQVQAWGTLADENPPKLRTHDRYGNRVDEVEFHPSWHRLLGKGVSAGLTAAWSQPGGHVRRAAAFVVWTQVEAGNGCPLSMTHAAVPALRADPALAAEWEPRLTSMVYDQDLRPAGQKAGVLFGMGMTEKQGGSDVRANTTEARPLAEDGTYELTGHKWFCSAPMSDGFLVLAQAPGGLTCFLVPRVLADGTRNVFRIQRLKDKLGNRSNASAEVEFDGTWARRVGDEGRGVRTIIGMVAATRLDCVLGSAGLMRQAVSQAVHHSMYREAFGGRLIDKPLMRNVLADLALESEAATTLGLRLAAAYDDGGEQERAFLRIAVPAAKYWVTKRCTPVAVEALECLGGNGYVEESGMPRLLRESPLNSVWEGAGNIQALDVLRALQREPAALNAYLQEVGKARGADHRLDGAIKNLLTELADLDGIEGRARRLVERIAVVLQGSLLVRFAPPEVADAFCASRLGGDWGASFGTLPHTLDLGSVVERARPVS, from the coding sequence ATGGCAGCCCGCACCCACACCGTGACCAACCAGGCTCCGCCACTGGTCTCGTACGACGTCTTCAACGCCGACCGTGCCCTCGTCGAGGCGGTCGACCGGCACCTCGACCCACAGCTGCTCGACGAGGCGTACGCCGATCTGTCGGCCCTCGGGCGGACCTCCGGATCGGCGCAGGTCCAGGCGTGGGGGACGCTGGCCGACGAGAACCCGCCGAAGCTGCGCACCCACGACCGCTACGGCAACCGGGTCGACGAGGTCGAGTTCCATCCGTCCTGGCACCGGCTGCTCGGCAAGGGTGTCTCGGCGGGCCTGACGGCGGCCTGGTCACAGCCCGGCGGGCATGTGCGGCGCGCGGCCGCCTTCGTGGTCTGGACGCAGGTCGAGGCGGGGAACGGCTGCCCGCTGTCGATGACGCACGCGGCGGTGCCCGCGCTGCGCGCCGACCCGGCGCTCGCCGCCGAGTGGGAGCCCCGCCTCACGTCCATGGTCTACGACCAGGATCTGCGGCCCGCCGGGCAGAAGGCCGGTGTGCTCTTCGGGATGGGCATGACGGAGAAGCAGGGCGGCAGCGACGTACGCGCCAACACGACGGAGGCGCGGCCGCTCGCCGAGGACGGGACGTACGAGCTGACGGGCCACAAGTGGTTCTGCTCGGCGCCGATGTCGGACGGCTTCCTGGTGCTGGCGCAGGCTCCCGGCGGATTGACGTGTTTCCTGGTGCCGCGGGTCCTCGCGGACGGCACACGGAACGTGTTCCGTATCCAGCGGCTCAAGGACAAGCTGGGCAACCGGTCGAACGCGTCCGCCGAGGTCGAGTTCGACGGCACGTGGGCGCGCCGGGTCGGGGACGAGGGGCGCGGGGTGCGCACCATCATCGGGATGGTCGCGGCGACCCGGCTGGACTGTGTGCTCGGCTCGGCGGGTCTGATGCGGCAGGCCGTCTCACAGGCGGTCCACCACTCCATGTACCGCGAGGCGTTCGGCGGCCGGCTGATCGACAAGCCGCTGATGCGGAACGTCCTCGCGGACCTGGCCCTGGAGTCGGAGGCCGCGACGACGCTCGGGCTGCGCCTGGCCGCCGCGTACGACGACGGGGGCGAGCAGGAGCGGGCGTTCCTGCGGATCGCCGTACCGGCCGCGAAGTACTGGGTGACGAAGCGGTGCACGCCGGTCGCGGTGGAGGCCCTGGAGTGCCTGGGCGGCAATGGTTACGTGGAGGAGTCGGGCATGCCGCGGCTGCTGCGCGAGTCGCCGCTCAACTCCGTCTGGGAGGGCGCGGGCAACATCCAGGCGCTGGACGTCCTGCGCGCCCTGCAACGCGAACCGGCGGCGCTCAACGCCTACCTCCAGGAGGTCGGCAAGGCCCGCGGCGCCGACCACCGGCTGGACGGCGCGATCAAGAACCTGCTGACCGAACTCGCCGACCTGGACGGCATCGAGGGACGCGCCCGGCGACTCGTCGAGCGGATCGCCGTGGTCCTCCAGGGCTCGCTGCTGGTCCGGTTCGCGCCGCCGGAGGTCGCCGACGCGTTCTGCGCCTCACGCCTCGGCGGGGACTGGGGAGCGTCGTTCGGGACCCTGCCGCACACCCTGGACCTCGGCTCGGTCGTGGAGCGGGCGCGGCCCGTTTCCTGA
- a CDS encoding non-ribosomal peptide synthetase: METIPKWTLDPVPGTAEYEVPLPEGLPREPRTLLAVHARVLAALSGEREVTVGYVAAKGERPRPCPLTVGTGSWHDLLDRIREAEADPAAQGAGDEPAAFETVLDPHGGRGPEGTLLHVAFEDHTLRLRYRTDVLDADAAARIAGYHLTALTHLTADPDSRAGGQSLLSDVELRFQLDGLAGPHRELPDRRVHELFEERVLAHPDAVAAVRGDQEWTYQELNSRANQLGRALLTRGLRPEDVVAVVMERDLDWMAAVLAVLKAGGVYLPIEPHFPAERITATLDRAACELVLTEHGSTTTLDEADTDARVLHVDAAYAENHPDSDLGIPVAAGQLAYIYFTSGSTGEPKGAMCEHAGFLNHVHAKLDDLGVGEGQVVAQTAPQCFDISLWQLVSALLVGGRTLLVEQEVILDVPRFVDTITGGRVNVLQVVPSYLEAVLAELEQRPRELPDLRCVSVTGEAVKKELVERWFAAEPGIRLVNAYGLTETSDDTNHEVMSRVPDQDRVPLGRPVANVRVYVVDEDLSPVPLGAPGEIVFSGVCVGRGYVNDPERTRAAFTTDPYRPGERLYRSGDHGRWLPDGKLEFLGRRDSQVKIRGFRIEIGEIENALLRVPGVRDGAVVVVGGTRLVAFCAGPDAPGSGSGRLGAGAVRERLAVSLPAYMVPSAVHWRESLPLTANGKTDRKTLTKLAGELDSAGNGSGAEDGSHAPGTASERRVAAAWAQVLGIPGDRIGRRDHFFDRGGTSLAAVKLAIALDRAITLKDVTRHPVLADLAGLLDTPAPS; encoded by the coding sequence ATGGAAACGATCCCGAAGTGGACGCTCGACCCGGTGCCGGGCACCGCGGAGTACGAAGTCCCGCTGCCCGAGGGCCTGCCGCGGGAACCCCGCACTCTCCTGGCCGTACACGCACGGGTCCTCGCCGCACTGTCCGGCGAGCGCGAGGTGACGGTCGGGTACGTGGCGGCGAAGGGCGAGCGGCCGAGGCCGTGCCCACTGACCGTCGGCACCGGCTCCTGGCACGACCTGCTGGACCGCATACGCGAGGCCGAGGCGGACCCGGCCGCGCAGGGGGCGGGAGACGAACCTGCGGCCTTCGAGACGGTGCTCGATCCGCACGGCGGCCGGGGCCCCGAGGGCACCCTGCTGCACGTGGCGTTCGAGGACCACACCCTGCGCCTGCGCTACCGCACCGACGTCCTCGACGCGGACGCCGCCGCCCGGATCGCCGGCTACCACCTCACCGCGCTCACCCACCTCACCGCCGACCCGGACTCCCGGGCGGGCGGGCAGAGTCTGCTGTCGGACGTCGAACTCCGTTTCCAGCTGGACGGGTTGGCGGGGCCGCACCGCGAGCTGCCGGACCGCCGGGTCCACGAGCTGTTCGAGGAAAGGGTGTTGGCCCACCCCGACGCCGTCGCGGCCGTGCGGGGCGACCAGGAGTGGACGTACCAGGAGCTCAACTCCCGGGCGAACCAGCTGGGTCGGGCCCTGCTGACCCGCGGGCTGCGCCCCGAGGACGTCGTCGCCGTCGTCATGGAACGCGACCTGGACTGGATGGCCGCCGTCCTCGCCGTCCTCAAGGCGGGCGGCGTCTATCTGCCCATCGAGCCGCACTTCCCCGCCGAACGCATCACGGCGACACTCGACCGCGCCGCCTGCGAACTCGTCCTGACGGAACACGGCAGCACCACCACACTGGACGAGGCGGACACCGACGCCCGAGTCCTGCACGTCGACGCGGCCTACGCGGAGAACCACCCCGACAGCGACCTCGGCATCCCCGTCGCCGCCGGCCAACTCGCCTACATCTACTTCACGTCCGGCTCCACCGGCGAGCCCAAGGGCGCGATGTGCGAGCACGCCGGCTTCCTCAACCACGTCCACGCCAAGCTCGACGACCTCGGCGTCGGCGAGGGCCAGGTGGTCGCCCAGACCGCGCCCCAGTGCTTCGACATCTCGCTGTGGCAGCTGGTCTCCGCACTCCTCGTCGGCGGCCGGACCCTGCTGGTCGAACAGGAGGTGATCCTGGACGTACCGCGGTTCGTGGACACGATCACCGGGGGCCGGGTCAATGTCCTCCAGGTGGTCCCCTCGTATCTGGAGGCCGTGCTCGCCGAGTTGGAACAACGCCCGCGCGAACTGCCCGACCTGCGCTGTGTGTCGGTCACCGGGGAGGCGGTGAAGAAGGAGCTCGTCGAGCGCTGGTTCGCGGCCGAGCCCGGCATCCGGCTGGTCAACGCCTACGGGCTGACCGAGACCTCGGACGACACCAACCACGAGGTCATGTCCCGGGTGCCGGACCAGGACCGGGTCCCGCTCGGGCGGCCGGTCGCCAATGTGCGGGTGTACGTCGTCGACGAGGACCTGTCCCCCGTACCCCTCGGGGCGCCCGGCGAGATCGTCTTCTCCGGGGTCTGTGTCGGGCGCGGGTACGTCAACGACCCGGAGCGGACGAGGGCCGCGTTCACCACCGACCCGTACCGCCCCGGCGAGCGGCTCTACCGCAGCGGTGACCACGGCCGCTGGCTGCCCGACGGCAAGCTGGAGTTCCTCGGCCGCCGGGACAGCCAGGTCAAGATCCGTGGCTTCCGCATCGAGATCGGCGAGATCGAGAACGCGCTGCTGCGGGTGCCCGGGGTCCGGGACGGCGCCGTGGTGGTCGTGGGCGGCACACGGCTCGTGGCGTTCTGCGCCGGGCCCGACGCGCCCGGCTCCGGATCCGGCCGGCTCGGCGCGGGAGCCGTGCGGGAGCGGCTGGCCGTGTCACTGCCCGCGTACATGGTCCCCTCGGCCGTCCACTGGCGGGAGAGCCTGCCGCTGACCGCCAACGGCAAGACCGACCGGAAGACGCTGACCAAGCTCGCCGGGGAGCTCGACTCCGCCGGGAACGGTTCGGGTGCCGAGGACGGCTCGCACGCGCCCGGCACCGCGAGCGAGCGCCGGGTGGCGGCGGCCTGGGCCCAGGTGCTCGGCATCCCCGGCGACCGGATCGGCCGCCGGGACCACTTCTTCGACCGCGGCGGCACCTCGCTCGCGGCGGTGAAGCTCGCGATCGCGCTGGACCGGGCGATCACCCTCAAGGACGTCACCCGCCATCCGGTTCTGGCGGACCTGGCGGGCCTCCTGGACACCCCCGCCCCGTCCTGA